AGGGCGCCTATGCCTTCGTGCTGGACAGCGATGGCAACTACCTGGCGCACGACAACCCCGACCTCGTAGGCAAGCGTGGCGCCGCCGCCCTGCTGGTCGCACTGGCCAGCGACCAGCCTGAATCGACGCGCCTGCCGGTGGCGCAAAACCCGCATGTACACGGAGCGGTCTGGGTTTATTCCGCCCCGATCGAGGGCACCCGTTGGCGACTTGGCCTGGTGGTCCCGGAATACCAGATCTATGCGGGGGTAAGGCGCATCTTCGTGCTGAGCCTCGCCCTGGGCCTGCTGGCCCTGCTGGGCGTCGCGCTGATCACGCTGCTGACCATCCGTCGCACGATGGCGCCGCTGGGGGTACTGGCCGACCGCGCCGAGCACGTCGCCCGCGGCGAACTGGATTTCGAGCTGCCGCCGCCGCGCCGCCCCGACGAGGTGGGACGCCTCACCCAATCCTTCGACCACATGCGCCGCGAACTGGCCCTGCACCTGGAGAACCTCGCCCGGGTGGCGCGGGAAAAGCAGCGGCTCGCCAGCGAACTGGAGATCGCCCACCAGATCCAGATCGGCCTGCTGCCGAGCGAGCACTATCTCGACGCCGTCTGCGCCTACTTCGAACTGCATGCGGCGCTGCGCCCGGCCCGGGCGGTCGGCGGCGACCTCTACAGCTATTTCATGCTCGACCCGCAGCGCTTCTTCGTGATGGTCGGCGACGTTTCCGACAAGGGCATACCGGCCGCCCTGTTCATGGCGCAGACGATCACCCTGGCCAAGGCGCTGGCGCCGCGCGCGCAGACGCCACAGAATCTGTTGCGGCTGCTCAACCTCGAGCTGTGCCGCGGCAACGACAGCTGCATGTTCGTCACCCTGCTGTGCGGCCTGCTGGATACCGGCAACGGCAGCCTGGTACTGGCCAGCGCCGGACACGAGCCGCCGATCCTGTGCGGCCGCGGCGCGCCGCAGCTGCTGGACTTCCCCACCGGCGCGGTGCTCGGGCTGTACGAAGACTCCGACTACCCGGAACATCGCCTGCGCCTGCGCCAGGGCGAGACCTTGCTGATGTATACCGACGGCATCACCGAGGCCAGCGACGACGAGCAGCGGATGTACGGCATCGAGCGCACCGTGGAAAGCCTTGCCCAGGTGCCGCCGACGGCCCCCACCGCCGGCTACATCGAACGGCTGCTGGGCGACGTGGACCGTTTCGTGGCGGAAGCCGCGCAGGCCGACGACATCACCGTGCTCGCGCTGACCTGGCATGGGGCCACGGCGCCGGGTACCGAGATAAGCATCGGCAACCAGCTGGCCGACGTGTTCGGCGCGCTCGACCGCTGCGAGAACCTGCTGCTGGAAGCCGACGTGCCGGCCGCGTTGCGCGGCGACATGCGGCTGGTGCTGGAGGAGTTGATGGTCAATACCGTCGAATACGGCTATCCCGACGGGCGCCCCGGCCGAATCCGCATCCTGCTGCAACCCCAGCCGGACGCCGTCGCGGTCGAGTTGATCGACGATGGCGGCCCCTTCGACCCGCTGCAATCGGCCACTCCCGACCTTACCGGCGACCTCGCCGACCGTGAACAGGTCGGCGGTCTCGGCATCCATCTCGCGCGCACCATGGCCAGCGAAATGCGCTATACACGGGACGCCGACGGCAACCACCTGCTGCTTCGCTTCACCTACCCGAACCTGGACGAATCTCCGCCATGACGCTCAGCCTGCACCATGAATTCTCCACGCCCGATCGTGTCGTCGTGCACGTGGGCGGCCGCCTCGACGCGATGACCTTCGGCGAACTCGATGAGGCCATGCTGGCCCTGCTGCCCCGGCTCGGCGACGGCGGCACCGTGGTGGTCGACCTCGCCGGACTGGAATACGTCAGCAGCGCCGGACTGCGCAGTTTCGCCCGGATCCGCAAGAGCATGCGCGCCCGCAACGGCCACACCCTGCTGCTGAACCCGCAGCCGCAGGTACGCAAGGTGTTCGACATCGTCAAGGCGGTGCCGGTGAATGAGGTCTTCACCAGCACGCAGGAGCTCGACGCCTACCTGGACCGCATGCAGCGGCAGATCACCGAAGGCGACAACGACGACGCCTGAGCGGCAGCCGTCAGCGTACCGGCGCGGGCAGTGCCAGCGGATCGCCGCTGTAGATCGCCACATGCGGCACGCCGTCCGCGCCGATCCAGCCGCGGTACATGCCCTCGGTGTTGAACGGCATCGACACGCTGCCATCCGCGCCCAGGATGATCGCGCCGCCGTCGCCGCCCATCTGCGGGATCTCGTCGTTGATCACCGCCTGCCCGGCCTGCTGCGCCGACTCGTCCAGCATCGCCATGCGCAGGCAGATCTCGCGCGCGGCGGAAACCCGGATGTAGAACTCGCCCCAGCCCGTGCCCGACACCGCGCAGGCGGCGTTCGCATAGGTGCCGGCGCCGACGATCGGCGAATCGCCCACGCGGCCGTAGCGCTTGTCGGTCATGCCGCCGGTCGACGTGCCGGCAGCAAGCCGGCCCTGGCTGTCGCGGGCGAGCGCGCCGACGGTGCCGAAGTGCTTGAGCGCCATCAGCCGTTCTGTCAGCGATACACCGGCCGCATCGTCCTTCAACGCCTTCTGCAACTCCTGCCAGCGTCGGTCGGTGCGGAAATACGACGGATCCACCAGCTTGAATCCCTGCTCCGTGGCGAAGGTCTCCGCACCGTCGCCGACCATCATCACGTGCGGCGAACGCTCCATCACGGCGCGCGCCAGCAGGATCGGATTCCTCACGCGATGCACTCCCGCCACCGCGCCCGCGGCCAGCGTCGAGCCATCCATGATCGAGGCATCGAGCTCGTTCTTGCCGTCATGGGTGAACACGGCGCCCTTGCCGGCGTTGAACAGCGGGTCGTCTTCCAGCACGGTGATCGCCGCCGCCACTGCATCGGTCGCGGTCTTGCCGCTCTTCAGCTCGGCGTAGCCCTTGCGCAGGGCAAGCTCAAGGGCCGCGCGCGCCCCGGCTTCGATCTGCGGTGTCATGCTGGCGCGTTCCACGCCCGCGCCACCATGAATCACCAACAGCGGTGCGTGTTCGCCGCGCAGGGTCAGCTCGCCGTCGTGGACATCGGCGATCGCATCGAACACTGGCTGGCTGACCTTGAAATCCTTCAGGTCGATGCGGCTTTGCGTACCCACACCGGTGACGCGCGTGCCGCGATAGTCGAGCGGCTTGCCTGCCTCGATCCGTTCCGGCGACCCCTTCGGCTGCACCAGCCAGGCGAAGCCATTGTCGATGGTGAAGAGCCGGCCGATGCCGTTGCCGTCGACGCACAACGCCGCATCCTGATCCACGCCCAGACCCACGACATCGGCGTGCCCGGCATGACGCAGGTTGGCGACGAACGCAATCAGCCGCCCCAACCGGTCGCGCTTGTGAAAATGCGTATCGGTGACCACTCGCTGCATGTTCGGCAGATGCATGAAATCGCCGACCAGGGTCATGCCCTTGCCGAGCGGATCGCGCATCGCCTCTTTCGACGTGATGCTGCCGCCATCCATCGCGCCATAGGCGTGGGCGCCGAGGATGGCCAGCCCGGCGCTGGTGCCGCCGATCGGTTTGCCGTGTTCCACGTGCTGGTTCAGCGCCACGTTCAACGGCGTGCCCTTCCAGAAATTCACGTAATTGGCCTGATCGCCACCAGCAATGAAAATGCCGTCGGCATGCCGCACGATGTCCAGCACCTTCGGATCGCTGGCCGCCTCGCGGCGGTGGAACACCAGCGTCTGCACCGACGCGACACCGCCGACCTCGGTGTAGAACTCCTTCTGCATGTCGTCCTCGCCGGAGGCGCGAAGGATCACGAAATGACCGTGTCCGCCCCTGGCTGCAAACCATGCGAATGCCTTGTGCGGCCACTTGCCTC
This window of the Rhodanobacter soli genome carries:
- a CDS encoding SpoIIE family protein phosphatase codes for the protein MRSIASRTALWVLVGSTLVLAAMGALLLNLTRTQILEHTHHEAAALAAHAGSQIQARIDRVAVSARMLAAIIDTRQDDAEPLLRDTLAANLDMDGLAAVFRPSPNPADALPYSPFVSRLDDGTLTSRDLSRDANPYWNNNWFLGGLGCSNGCWQRPFFSQSRHRQLINYSVAISRDGHPVGIINADVTLDWLHQILGSLAKPEGAYAFVLDSDGNYLAHDNPDLVGKRGAAALLVALASDQPESTRLPVAQNPHVHGAVWVYSAPIEGTRWRLGLVVPEYQIYAGVRRIFVLSLALGLLALLGVALITLLTIRRTMAPLGVLADRAEHVARGELDFELPPPRRPDEVGRLTQSFDHMRRELALHLENLARVAREKQRLASELEIAHQIQIGLLPSEHYLDAVCAYFELHAALRPARAVGGDLYSYFMLDPQRFFVMVGDVSDKGIPAALFMAQTITLAKALAPRAQTPQNLLRLLNLELCRGNDSCMFVTLLCGLLDTGNGSLVLASAGHEPPILCGRGAPQLLDFPTGAVLGLYEDSDYPEHRLRLRQGETLLMYTDGITEASDDEQRMYGIERTVESLAQVPPTAPTAGYIERLLGDVDRFVAEAAQADDITVLALTWHGATAPGTEISIGNQLADVFGALDRCENLLLEADVPAALRGDMRLVLEELMVNTVEYGYPDGRPGRIRILLQPQPDAVAVELIDDGGPFDPLQSATPDLTGDLADREQVGGLGIHLARTMASEMRYTRDADGNHLLLRFTYPNLDESPP
- a CDS encoding STAS domain-containing protein, which produces MTLSLHHEFSTPDRVVVHVGGRLDAMTFGELDEAMLALLPRLGDGGTVVVDLAGLEYVSSAGLRSFARIRKSMRARNGHTLLLNPQPQVRKVFDIVKAVPVNEVFTSTQELDAYLDRMQRQITEGDNDDA
- a CDS encoding isoaspartyl peptidase/L-asparaginase family protein — protein: MFDAIADVHDGELTLRGEHAPLLVIHGGAGVERASMTPQIEAGARAALELALRKGYAELKSGKTATDAVAAAITVLEDDPLFNAGKGAVFTHDGKNELDASIMDGSTLAAGAVAGVHRVRNPILLARAVMERSPHVMMVGDGAETFATEQGFKLVDPSYFRTDRRWQELQKALKDDAAGVSLTERLMALKHFGTVGALARDSQGRLAAGTSTGGMTDKRYGRVGDSPIVGAGTYANAACAVSGTGWGEFYIRVSAAREICLRMAMLDESAQQAGQAVINDEIPQMGGDGGAIILGADGSVSMPFNTEGMYRGWIGADGVPHVAIYSGDPLALPAPVR